The stretch of DNA ATACCCATTACTTTTTTTGAGGAATTCAGGACGGCGCAGCCACCCCGCTTCTGCCACCACTGTAGGTGGATGGGGTTGGGGGTTTTAGTATTTTATATGGTGGCACGAAGATTTTGTCGTTGGCGTAGAACCAAATTATACctattattttttctttttgagaAATTCAGGACGGCGCAACCACCCCGCTTCTGCTTCAACTGTAGGTCTATGGGGTTGGGGTTTTTAGTATTTTATATGGTGGCGCGAAGATTTTGTTGTTGGCGTAGAATTTAAATTATACGCGTTATTTTTTTCTTTTGAGGAATTTGGGACGACGAAGCCACCGCTGCAGGTAGATGTGGTATACCCATTGTCTTTTATTTGAGGAATTCAAATAGGAAGTGCAACTCATCCGAAGGAAAAAAACATTAAGTATTGAAATTAATGTTATGCCTTTTACATGATGTTGTTTGTCGATTTCAGATTTGACTGCGTAGGATCATAATTAGATATCTTAACTATGGAGTAAAAATCTTAAAATCACTTGCATGCTCCTTTTGCTCCAATCCAATTGAACAAACTCTCTCGGTGATTGATTTACTGCATAGAAGAGAAATGTGTTTAATTATTCAATGCAAACTTTGCAAAATATGATATGACGGGTTTTGATTAATAATATCTCTATCGCTCCAACTAATTATACAGTGTTTGATTAATAATATTATCTGTTTATTTATATAGAAATCTATATCTTTTTATTGATCCTAATTCTGAGTAGAGACATGATGTTTTGCAGGACATGTATGTCAATATAATGAATGAACGGCTCACACCACTGGGTCTACGGTTGAAAAAGAGCCCATCTTTTGTAGATCTTATTTGTACGTGTCTTTCAAAGGAATACTCTACCAAGGAAAACTCTGCCAAGGAAAACTCTACCGTGGGCCGTTCTGCTGTGAAAGATATTGTTTCCAAGCCCCCGTTAAAGAAAGATGTAGTAAAAGCTTCAAATTTTCCTGCAAACTTTCTTAAAATTGGTAATTGGGAGGTAAGCAATTTCCTCGTGTTATACTCAGTATATATGTTATTATGAGTAAGAAGTATTTAGAAGCTTTCCACAAGTACTGCCTAACCAAAAcatattttttttccttttataCAGTACACCTCGCAGTACGAAGGTGATTTGGTTGCAAAATGCTACTATGCAAAGCATAAGCTTGTCTGGGAAGTTTTGAACGATGGTCTTAAGAGTAAGATAGAGCTCCAGTGGTTAGATATTACTGCTATAAAGGCAACTTGCCCTGAGGAGGGAGATGGCACCTTGGAACTGATGGTTAGTTTCTTGTGATTTTttgttattgtttgtttgtgtaCCTATCAATCATTATTGCCTCAAACGAGTTTCCAATCTTTTTGAAGTTGTCTCGGCCACCCATTTTCTTTCAAGAGACCGATCCTCAACCAAGAAAACATACATTATGGCTGGCGGCACCAGATTTCACTTGTGGACAAGCAATCATGTGCAGGTGAAGCTCTAGTGCATTATTTAATGTTCTACATTAACACTTAAAGATCGGTCTTGAAATATGAAAGTTGCAATTAGTTGTCGCTGTGATTTATGGTGTAGATGTATTGTGCACTTTGTATTGCTTTTTTTGGTAGACCTTGCTGCTAGTTGTCTCTGTTTTATTCAACTTTATCATTTACTTTGTTGAGCTGAAATTAACTTTTATAAATGCTCTAAATGCAGGAGGCATGTTTTGCGTTGCTCCTCGAGTGTGTTGAGCAGAAATTTTGAAAAGCTTATTCAGTGTGATGAGCGACTAAATGAGCTGAGCCAACAACCAACTATCATGTCAGATTCTCCATTTATTGGAACCATAAGCTCCATATTTGGAAATCAAAATGAAAGTGACGGCCCTTCATCCATGTTCACACATTATGTGTCACCATATGATGCTTCTTCTTCAGTGGTCCAAAGGAATGGCGTGAAGCATCATCAGCCATTGAACTTAGGTAAGCATCCCCTTCTTCTTCAGACAAAGTTCCGAAGCTGGCAGGCTTCCATGCCACACTTATAATCTTGTAGATTATTTTCCTTTAACAGGTGCCGCAGCTTCAGATATCCAAGCAAAAATTGTTGCTCAAGAACAAAGGAACCTCAATTTGTGTAATCGTGCCAGCCCCAAGGTGCCGAAAGAATTTCAGGAGATTGCTGAGAGCCTTTTAAGCGATACACAAGCCCCGCCGTCCGCGGATGAGAAATATCTGTTGGCAAGAGTGGACTCGCTTAGCAATTTGCTTGAGAAAGGCACTGCGCCATCCACCGTATCTGTTCCTGAGCGCAATGACACCATTGCTGCAGGCGAAGTAGGTCATGATGCCTTTGCCGAGGAACTCGGATTTTGTTTCGAAGACGAAGAACAATGGGCGCCTGCGGGGAGAACTGTGGATGGCGGCGCAGGACCGCCTGCCATCTCTAGAAAGGAGTCCATGGCGGCGGGTCTGTTTGAGAACCTCCCCCGCATACCATCTATGTCAGAGTTGTTCGACATAGCAGAGGATTGAGAGAACTCCGGATTTGGAAATGTTTCAATCATGAGGAACTGTGCGGCTGTGCCTTCTTAGACTTGTTTTGGTCCCCTGTCTGTAACTTACCTGACTCTCATTTGGCAACAACTGAAATTTGCGCATCCCCATTTCGCTGTTCTTACTACATTTCTCTCAGTACTTTCTCTGTTGGCCTGTGAGGGCATCTCCAACAAGCCGATACTAAGGCTATTGCAAAGAGGAGCGATGTGGAAAATTTCACACAAAGTATCCACAAATTAACAGCTTCGCCGGTAGAGTGTTATACCAACCCTCCAAGATCATTCAACTACTGCATCTCGTTACTTTCTTTTAGCCGCATCTTGTTACTTTGGCCTTGGTAAGTGTGTTTGGATTGTTTCTCCTGCCAGCAAATGTTCTCCTACTAGTTTCATGTTATGGTAAAGGGTGATATGGACCGTTGGAGAAGCCCTGATACTCGTCAATGCATCTCCGGGTCATCTTGGCATTTGTTTATGACACTAGTGCATCACATTTGTAGATCAGATGTCATGGCGACTTCGAAATATGAAGAAAAAAATAGCAGTGGCTGGCAAAATAATCGTAATACCATATACACACACTTGCATTTCAAAATGCGTCGCAAATGTCTCCATACATCTGCAACAAACCTAGATACGAACAGGAACAATAAAACATGCACCCTTCGCCTACACGATGCAAACCATGAAACGAAATAATATTTGAATTCTACACAAGAGACCAATAGAAACCTCCGGGATACTCTCAAATTGGCACCCAAAGACGGACGTGCTGCAGATGCCTTTTCTTAAAAGGGGGAACCTGCAGTTGTCGGAAATGCTTAATCGATTGAGTCGGGTGGTGGCGCCTCTTCTCCTTCCTCGTCGAAGGCTTCGTTTTCATCAAGCATGTTCATCAGCATGGTCACCTGCTCTTGAAGCATGGAGTTCTCCTTCTCGATCTCCGACCGCTTCCTGCGCTCGTCCGTGAGCTGCTTCTGCAGAAGCTCCAGCACGCGGGAGTCCTCCTCTAGTTGTTCATTCAGCCCGCCGATTTCACGGTCCTGCCATGCCAATTTGCGAGATATTTTACATGATAATATGTATCAACCTATGATGCAGATTTGGCAACAATAACAAAAATGCCTAATTACCTTAGCTGCACTAGAACAATGCACGGGTCATCATAAGTTAATGGTAAAGTTAGTGTTTCATGCTTGATTTCAGGCCTTGATCATGGATGCAATTACCACAGAAAACAGTATGGCATATATCCAGCATGATATTACGCTAGCATATGCTGGCAAATAATTAGCAAGAACATGAACCTTTCTGTTCATTTCCAGGATCGCTATCCTCCTCATGCTCTCCACGACATCGACATTGACGAGCTTGCGCTTCTTACCAACCAGCCATCCCTTGGGATATGATGTAGGCTCGAAGTCCGGTGGCGGAAGCAGCATGTCAGCGCTGCGCTTGCCATTGATTGGCTCCAGGGGCTCAAAGAGCGCCTTTCGCTTCTCAGATAGGTTAGCCATCGGATCTGCCTGATGAGCATCATCCTCTGTGGTAGTGCTTGCTGCATTTGCGTCATCAATCTTCATGGCTTCTCCTTGAGCCGGAAGAGTGTCCGCTGCTGCCTCTTCGGTGGCAGCGGCCTCGTTATTATGTTCTTGTGCTTGCAAGCTCCGGCCATTGGCTGGAACATACACATTGGTAAGTCAGACTGAGTAAGTCAGTAGTTAGTACATTTACCCTAGCAAAATGCAGTGCATACATATACTGACTGACATACATGACCATTGGCACTAGAATTAGAATATGATCAACCGGAAGTTTTTTTGGTGGATAACTGGTGGAGTAATTGGTCAGAGTGAGTCTTGCTGCCATTTGGAACTTGGATAGACAGCGGCAGCTTAGACATATTGTATAATACAAGCAATTCACTGCAAGATCTATCAACAGACTATTCTCAGAAGCTCTGGAGAGGATAGAAGTGGAAACGATTTATCCTTTTATCCGTTTATCAGTTATACACTAGGAGCAGTGATTTACTAACACGGTCAATATTGGCAGGTTCAGACCATTCGGCATGAATGGTGAAGCTATATAAATAACAATGAACATTGGCAGGTTCAGAAATAGTTTATCTGGTCAGTATCATCAGACCGGCCTAATTAAAGTAAACATTCTGACAGCAACTCCAAATAAACGTGAGTGGTCACGCCTGTCTCGAGCCTGACATTATGCTGTAAACAATCGGTATTATACGAAGACAATGTGGACCATAGATATCTCAGTCTATCACAGTCACTCTCTTCTTTCGTCCTAAGAAATTGCCGCGTTGTTACTGCTCCTCCTGAAGAGCCTTTCCGCTGCCTCGCCCAAAACAGAATACTAGTGGAATTCAGAGTAAGAGGACTGAAAAGGTCATTGCACAACAGCAAGTTACTGAAGGGGATATGGTTTCAATCATGGTTGTGCATTGACATCAATAACTTGAAAAGGAAACACAACCAAAAATGATTCTTGTTTAATACT from Triticum urartu cultivar G1812 unplaced genomic scaffold, Tu2.1 TuUngrouped_contig_5432, whole genome shotgun sequence encodes:
- the LOC125529217 gene encoding uncharacterized protein LOC125529217 isoform X2 produces the protein MYVNIMNERLTPLGLRLKKSPSFVDLICTCLSKEYSTKENSAKENSTVGRSAVKDIVSKPPLKKDVVKASNFPANFLKIGNWEYTSQYEGDLVAKCYYAKHKLVWEVLNDGLKSKIELQWLDITAIKATCPEEGDGTLELMLSRPPIFFQETDPQPRKHTLWLAAPDFTCGQAIMCRRHVLRCSSSVLSRNFEKLIQCDERLNELSQQPTIMSDSPFIGTISSIFGNQNESDGPSSMFTHYVSPYDASSSVVQRNGVKHHQPLNLGAAASDIQAKIVAQEQRNLNLCNRASPKVPKEFQEIAESLLSDTQAPPSADEKYLLARVDSLSNLLEKGTAPSTVSVPERNDTIAAGEVGHDAFAEELGFCFEDEEQWAPAGRTVDGGAGPPAISRKESMAAGLFENLPRIPSMSELFDIAED
- the LOC125529217 gene encoding uncharacterized protein LOC125529217 isoform X1, with the translated sequence MYVNIMNERLTPLGLRLKKSPSFVDLICTCLSKEYSTKENSAKENSTVGRSAVKDIVSKPPLKKDVVKASNFPANFLKIGNWEYTSQYEGDLVAKCYYAKHKLVWEVLNDGLKSKIELQWLDITAIKATCPEEGDGTLELMLSRPPIFFQETDPQPRKHTLWLAAPDFTCGQAIMCRRHVLRCSSSVLSRNFEKLIQCDERLNELSQQPTIMSDSPFIGTISSIFGNQNESDGPSSMFTHYVSPYDASSSVVQRNGVKHHQPLNLDYFPLTGAAASDIQAKIVAQEQRNLNLCNRASPKVPKEFQEIAESLLSDTQAPPSADEKYLLARVDSLSNLLEKGTAPSTVSVPERNDTIAAGEVGHDAFAEELGFCFEDEEQWAPAGRTVDGGAGPPAISRKESMAAGLFENLPRIPSMSELFDIAED
- the LOC125529218 gene encoding protein HEADING DATE REPRESSOR 1 — encoded protein: MEEPSMADPPRIFWKSRRRPSSANGRSLQAQEHNNEAAATEEAAADTLPAQGEAMKIDDANAASTTTEDDAHQADPMANLSEKRKALFEPLEPINGKRSADMLLPPPDFEPTSYPKGWLVGKKRKLVNVDVVESMRRIAILEMNRKDREIGGLNEQLEEDSRVLELLQKQLTDERRKRSEIEKENSMLQEQVTMLMNMLDENEAFDEEGEEAPPPDSID